ACGCAACCACAGGAGAGGGAATGCCTGGCGTTACAGTTCAACTCAAAGGTACCAGCACTGCCGCACCAACCGGCATTGATGGCAGTTACTCCATCAGTGTGCCCAGTGCGGGCGGAACATTGGTGTTCTCTTTCATTGGCTATACCAGCCAGGAAATTGCGCTGGGAAGCCAGTCAACCGTTAATGCACGCTTAGCAACTGACGCTCGTCAGATTTCTGAGATTGTGGTAACGGGTTATGGCGTTCAGCAAAAGCGAGAGGTTACCGGTGCAATTGCTCAGGTAAACGGCGCCTCTATCCAAAACCAGCCAATTCCATCACTTGACAAAGCGCTACAAGGTAGAGCTGCGGGTGTGGTTGTTCAGTCTGCCTCTGGTATACCAGGTGGTGCCGTGAACGTGCAAATTAGAGGGGTTGGTTCAGTAAATGCCAACAGTTCACCGCTTTACATTATTGACGGTGTGCAAATTAACACTACCACTGGTAGAGTTGCCTACACATCGGCCAACCCATTGGCGTCTATCAACACCAATGATATTGAGTCTATTGAGGTAATCAAAGATGCGGCAACTGCTGCGGTTTATGGTTCTCAGGCAGCTAACGGTGTAGTAATCATTACTACTAAAAGAGGTAAGGCTGGAAGAACTCAGTTCACGGCTAACTATTACACAGGTGTTTCTGAAGCATTGAAGAAGTTTGATGTATTGAACACTCAGCAATACTATGCATTGAGAACAGAGGCATTCAGAAATGCCAATAACCCTGCTGGTGCAAGAGCAAACGTGCTATCTGAGATGGGCCTTGATCCAAATACCACAGATGCACAAATTGCCGCGTTGCCAACGTATGACTGGCAAGATATTGCTTTCAGAACTGGCGTAGTTAATAACTACGAGCTTTCTGCCCGTGGTGGTACAGACAAAACTACCTTCTATATCTCTGGTGGTTTTAACAAGCAAGAGGCTATCATGACTGCGGCTGACTTTACCAGAGCGTCTATGAAATTGAACCTTGACCACGCTGCAACAGATAAATTAGGTTTTGAAATGTCTGTGAACTTGGGTAGAGTAAGCCAAGTGGCTCCTTTCTCAACTTCTGGATCTTCATTGGGTAGCCCATCTTTTGCGAGCAGCTTAATCTTGCCTAATAACCCTGTTAGAAAAGAAGATGGCACGTACTTTGGTTTAGCTGGTGCAACTCCAAGATTTGCCGGTATTTTGAACCAGAACATTGCTTCTGTAAACGAATACTCTACTGGTAACCAAGAGAATAACTCTTTATTGGGGTCATTTGCTGCTACTTATAAAATTTTGCCAGGCTTATCTTTCAGATCTAGCTACAGCATTGACTACAGCAACATCAACGCTGACTTCTATTATGACCCAAGAACTCCAGACGGGTTTGCTAACAGAGGTGATGCCTACAAAGCTTCTGACTGGAACACTAACTTCCAGACAGTACAGTTGCTTTCTTTTGGAAAGACGTTTGCCGATGTGCACAAAGTAGATGCTCAGGCTGGTTTTGAATACAGAACTGATGAGCGTTCTTCTTTCTCAGCTAACTCCCGTGGTTTTGCCACGCCAGAGTTCCGTACCCTTGGTGCTGGTAGTACGCCTGTTTCAACCGGTGAAGGCTACACAGGTTACAAGAGAACTGGTGGTTTCGGTTCTGTTAACTACTCTTTCAAAGGTAAGTATACCTTGAGAGGTATCTTGTCTTATAACGGTTCTTCCCGCTTTGGTCAGAATTACCAGTTTGGTTTCTTCCCAGGTGTAGCCGCTGGTTGGAATATCTCAGAAGAGAATTTCATGAAAGGCATGACATGGTTAAACTCTCTGAAATTGAGAGCAAGCTGGGGACAGAATGGTCGTGATGGTATTGGTGACTTTACTGCACGTGCCCTTTATGCTAACGCCGGTGTTTACAATGGTAACCCAGCTATTGCTCCTGCAGGTTTGCCAAACACAGAGTTGAAGTGGGAAGTACGTACCATGCTTGACATGGGTATTGATTTCGCCTTGTTCGGTAACAGAGTTTCTGGTACTATCGGTGGTTTCATAGAAAAGAATGATGACTTGTTGTTTTCTTTGCCTCTGCAACAAACTACTGGTTTCGGATCAGTATTAGTGAACATTGGTGCCTTGGAGCAAAAAGGTCTTGAGTTTGAATTGAATACTGTAAACTTAGATTTCTCTGGGTTCCAATGGAGATCAAACTTCAACATCACGTACATCAAAAATGAAGTAACCAAACTTTACAACGGTCTTAAGAACTTGCCAGATTATTCACTGATTGTAGGTGAAGACTTGGGTGTTATCTATTCTTACGAGTATGCCGGCGTTAACCCAGCTACTGGTAGACCAATGTGGTACAACGGTGCCGGTGATCCTACTTACGTTGTAGCAGCTGCTACCGACCGTAAATTAATTGGTTCTACCTTGCCTAAAGTTACTGGTGGTTTTGAGAATACCTTCAGCTACAAAGGCTTAGATCTTGCTATCATGTTCCAGTACCAGTATGGAAGAACACAGTTTGATGGTCAGTACGGGTTCTTGATGGAGAACGGTAACCGTGGTTTTAACACGTTACTTGATTTGTATGAGAGAAGATGGACAACTCCTGGTCAGATTACTGATGTTCCTAGAGCATATAATGGTGGTGCTGAGACAGGTGGTAACAACCATGCTATTGCTTCTACCCGCAATTATTTCAAAACTGACTATGTCAGATTGAAAAACGTGCAATTAGGTTATAACCTTCCAGCAGGTTTGCTTTCTAGAACTAGAGTATTGAATACTGCCAGAGTATATGTACAAGGAACCAACTTGTTCACCTATGATGACTTCCCTGGTTATGACCCTGAGTTCTTCGGAACTGCCACTGGTATCATACCACAGTCTAAGAATGTGACGTTTGGTGTACAATTAGGATTTTA
This region of Rufibacter sp. LB8 genomic DNA includes:
- a CDS encoding TonB-dependent receptor yields the protein MKKALLFSFVFVLALVTQAWAQSRTVTGRVTDATTGEGMPGVTVQLKGTSTAAPTGIDGSYSISVPSAGGTLVFSFIGYTSQEIALGSQSTVNARLATDARQISEIVVTGYGVQQKREVTGAIAQVNGASIQNQPIPSLDKALQGRAAGVVVQSASGIPGGAVNVQIRGVGSVNANSSPLYIIDGVQINTTTGRVAYTSANPLASINTNDIESIEVIKDAATAAVYGSQAANGVVIITTKRGKAGRTQFTANYYTGVSEALKKFDVLNTQQYYALRTEAFRNANNPAGARANVLSEMGLDPNTTDAQIAALPTYDWQDIAFRTGVVNNYELSARGGTDKTTFYISGGFNKQEAIMTAADFTRASMKLNLDHAATDKLGFEMSVNLGRVSQVAPFSTSGSSLGSPSFASSLILPNNPVRKEDGTYFGLAGATPRFAGILNQNIASVNEYSTGNQENNSLLGSFAATYKILPGLSFRSSYSIDYSNINADFYYDPRTPDGFANRGDAYKASDWNTNFQTVQLLSFGKTFADVHKVDAQAGFEYRTDERSSFSANSRGFATPEFRTLGAGSTPVSTGEGYTGYKRTGGFGSVNYSFKGKYTLRGILSYNGSSRFGQNYQFGFFPGVAAGWNISEENFMKGMTWLNSLKLRASWGQNGRDGIGDFTARALYANAGVYNGNPAIAPAGLPNTELKWEVRTMLDMGIDFALFGNRVSGTIGGFIEKNDDLLFSLPLQQTTGFGSVLVNIGALEQKGLEFELNTVNLDFSGFQWRSNFNITYIKNEVTKLYNGLKNLPDYSLIVGEDLGVIYSYEYAGVNPATGRPMWYNGAGDPTYVVAAATDRKLIGSTLPKVTGGFENTFSYKGLDLAIMFQYQYGRTQFDGQYGFLMENGNRGFNTLLDLYERRWTTPGQITDVPRAYNGGAETGGNNHAIASTRNYFKTDYVRLKNVQLGYNLPAGLLSRTRVLNTARVYVQGTNLFTYDDFPGYDPEFFGTATGIIPQSKNVTFGVQLGF